AGCACAGGCAAGCTCCTCACGGTGAATGACGTTCTATCCCGGTATTCCGGCTACTCGCAGGAAGAGCTGATGCGGATGAACCCTCTGGAATTCCTGGAAGGTGACTCCAGACGGCGATTTGTGGATAGAATGCAAAGGTTAATACAGGGTGAAACCGTGGATGAACCCGCCGAATATATGCTCACCAATCGAAACGGAAAGACCTTTTGGATTGAATCCAACGTGGCTTCCATACAATCGAATTCGGATACTCCGAAGGCCATGATAACTCTTCATGACATAACGAAGCGTAAACTTAGCGAGGACCGCCTCAAAGAATCGGAAGAAAGATATAGAACGTTGTACGACAGTGTCCATGATATGATCTGTATCCATGATATGGATGGCAAAATAATCAAGTCAAATCCTGCGATGGCTGAAATTTTTGGATACGACATTAATGATCTTGTCGGTAAGCAGATATACAACCTGATACCTCAAGAATACCGAAAAGATTTTTTTGAAGGGGAACACCATTACATAGAATACAATAATGTATTGATTCAAGCTTCCGGCAAAACGCCCTATGTTACCGGCATTGGGCGGGATATAACGGATCGGATCGCAGCGCAACGTGAGCTGAGACTCCTCGAGGAAAAGCTATCGCAGGCTCAAAAGATGGAGGCCGTTGGGACACTGGCCGGCGGAATCGCACATGACTTCAACAACCTGTTACAGGTGATTTCAGGGTATACGGAGTTCCTGCTACAGAAGAAATCGCTCGACCGGACCGCTCTGTCGAACATCGAGGGCATCGAGCAGGCCGTGGAGAGAGGCGAAGAACTGGTACGGCGGCTTTTGGTGTTCAGTCACAAAGAAGCACGCAGGATGGAGCCGGTGGATCTGAATATGGTCATCAAAGACGGCCTTCGCATACTGGAACGCACGATCCCCCAGATGATCACGATCGAGACCGGACTGAGCGATGATTTGAGACCTGTCAAAGGTAACGCCGTTCAGCTGGAGCAGATACTGATGAACCTGGGCACCAATGCGCGGGACGCCATGCCCGAGGGTGGAACAATACGGATACGGACCAGCAACCAATGGATCGGTATGGACACGCCGGACCATGCACACCAGTTCGATCCGGGTGAATACGTGGTTTTGGAGTTTTCGGACACGGGTTCGGGTATGTCCCAGGATATTTCTTCCCGAATTTTCGAACCCTTTTTCACGACAAAGGGGGTAGGAAAAGGAACGGGACTGGGCCTTGCAACGGTCTACGGCATTGTCAAGGCCCACGGAGGATACATCACCTGCTCGAGCGAATTGGGCAAAGGCGCCCGGTTCCTCGTTTACATACCCGCCTTGGAAGGCGAAGGCCTTGTGGTCCCGAAAGCGATCACGCAGGAGAAGAGCATACCCGCAGGTCATGAGACCGTTCTGGTTGTGGACGATGATGAAGCCATATTGAATATAGCTGGGGAATCCCTCAAGAGCTGCGGATACGAAGTAGTGCCGGCGTCAAGCGGCGAAGAGGCTCTCCGGCTCTATGAGGAAAAGCGCGTGGAGATCGATCTGGT
This genomic interval from Deltaproteobacteria bacterium contains the following:
- a CDS encoding PAS domain S-box protein, with product MECDRKRSKLKDKESGGTFNSMLSILFRAFPVAIEKGDDLRFWRERILLVTLCSGVLFAFFPFIQGMKLAFEERSWGIALADALFYGVAVALIVFRRIRFEIRAGATLFMLLVLGLIILNYRGPVTSGLIYLFGFSVFAGVLLGLRASLVGLGVNAWAVVTIGWLIDKSYFPWVSQLGITVSKWIVTSGNFLFLSGAASLSIAVLVKGLEASLISEIRTSEELEKEAQERKLAQQALAESEKKYRQLVQFAPAGIVEIDLSTGKLLTVNDVLSRYSGYSQEELMRMNPLEFLEGDSRRRFVDRMQRLIQGETVDEPAEYMLTNRNGKTFWIESNVASIQSNSDTPKAMITLHDITKRKLSEDRLKESEERYRTLYDSVHDMICIHDMDGKIIKSNPAMAEIFGYDINDLVGKQIYNLIPQEYRKDFFEGEHHYIEYNNVLIQASGKTPYVTGIGRDITDRIAAQRELRLLEEKLSQAQKMEAVGTLAGGIAHDFNNLLQVISGYTEFLLQKKSLDRTALSNIEGIEQAVERGEELVRRLLVFSHKEARRMEPVDLNMVIKDGLRILERTIPQMITIETGLSDDLRPVKGNAVQLEQILMNLGTNARDAMPEGGTIRIRTSNQWIGMDTPDHAHQFDPGEYVVLEFSDTGSGMSQDISSRIFEPFFTTKGVGKGTGLGLATVYGIVKAHGGYITCSSELGKGARFLVYIPALEGEGLVVPKAITQEKSIPAGHETVLVVDDDEAILNIAGESLKSCGYEVVPASSGEEALRLYEEKRVEIDLVVLDLGMPGIGGRKALDGLLKLNPDARVLVASGYTSDAQIKEVMGSGASDFIGKPYRISDLMLKVRTILDSGT